Proteins encoded in a region of the Tetrapisispora phaffii CBS 4417 chromosome 12, complete genome genome:
- the INP51 gene encoding phosphoinositide 5-phosphatase INP51 (similar to Saccharomyces cerevisiae INP51 (YIL002C); ancestral locus Anc_7.142) — translation MKVYLGREPREIVISSNGHNLSFRRFYKPLNPSQSQQSGSVPLLTVRSISDSELSSDRYFEIQNRLFYGLIGVLSIESDIFIGVITGIQKVGFPRWNNDSGRIVPADNVIKVLNVEFYSLDNNIFDYLIYDIVDQNLEKIIMNIHAIQLKNLLSDGTFYFSREYDLSNAFKTHALSHNLDYIIDNQDFDYIWNRSLLNELITWRERAPPDVRQQFDAGLFFTFLIRGYCKTTLIEELDNTHTSITVISRISTESKQNSFALTGVNEDGKITDLIETEVIISTDKFIFSYSQVSANVPLFWEAVESQLRYGKKYKITKDIDNTQVAFDRHFDNLEEKYGVVSIVNVVKPKSETQELIASTYEKCASARGLRMVNLHYNSDAIIKSPQNMLLKLEQDIYELGAFIYDINRGIYIGKQTGVLRISVLDSVKKINLIEKLVSKEVMELMTKEILGFDMTDSFIEAHNKLWNENYYWLDRMYSKNTKNFGKYRKVYTKIFLSRVKVYDPLNPYVSKHLRQLRSNYSYEKDISIFAGTFNTSGKISTEDLSEWLLPKDSKLESAPDIYLIGLEEVVELTPGQMLATDPYVKQHWEKEVLHTINNGRFDMKYVSVWSSQLGGVLLMLLLSESEYMKVKHIEGDVKKTGFGGMGSNKGAVAVSFKYSATRFCVIVSHLAAGLDNVEQRHSDYKTIAKNIRFSKGLRIKDHDAIIWMGDFNYRILMTNEEVRRMIITKEYSKLFERDQLNQQMIAGASFPYYHEMEIKFPPTYKFDAGTKTYDTSEKMRIPAWTDRILNRGELLTQLSYGCAEDILYSDHRPVYATFKAVVTVVDEQKKTQISKDLYEFITGKLSDLSDEEKVSLLNDSTFVTDSLKQYDDTLAGQSPVVSHQDVKRGMKLPAPSSDTKKWWIGNGKQAKVVLDVDSSSYVLNPNRSSNPFIKDDDLPIFIPK, via the coding sequence ATGAAAGTTTATTTAGGTAGAGAGCCTAGAGAGATAGTTATTTCATCCAATGGTCATAATTTGTCATTTAGACGATTTTACAAGCCCTTGAATCCATCCCAGTCACAACAAAGTGGATCTGTTCCATTGTTGACCGTCCGAAGCATAAGTGATAGTGAGCTATCATCTGAtagatattttgaaattcaaaatcGTTTGTTTTATGGTCTAATCGGTGTCTTGTCAATTGAAagtgatatatttattggtGTTATAACAGGTATTCAAAAGGTTGGTTTCCCACGTTGGAATAATGATTCAGGTAGGATTGTACCAGCTgataatgttattaaagTACTCAATGTTGAGTTTTATAGTTTAGATAACAACATCTTTGACTACCTGATATACGATATCGTGGatcaaaatttagaaaaaatCATCATGAACATCCATgcaattcaattaaaaaacttACTTTCAGACGGTaccttttatttttcaagaGAGTATGATTTGTCAAATGCCTTCAAAACTCATGCTCTTTCTCATAATttagattatataattGACAACCAAGACTTCGATTACATTTGGAATAGAAGTCTGTTAAATGAGCTGATAACCTGGAGAGAACGGGCACCGCCAGATGTTCGACAACAATTTGATGCAGGCTTATTTTTTACATTTCTAATAAGAGGATATTGCAAAACAACATTGATTGAGGAGTTAGATAATACTCATACCTCTATCACTGTCATATCAAGAATTTCCACAGAAAGCAAGCAAAACTCCTTTGCACTTACTGGAGTTAATGAAGATGGTAAAATAACTGATTTGATAGAAACAGAAGTTATAATATCCACggataaatttattttctcgTATTCTCAAGTAAGTGCTAATGTACCTCTATTTTGGGAAGCAGTGGAAAGTCAACTACGTTATGGtaagaaatataaaattacgAAAGATATCGATAACACTCAGGTTGCATTCGATCGACATTTTGATAACCTGGAGGAAAAATATGGTGTTGTAAGTATCGTAAATGTTGTAAAACCAAAGAGTGAGACACAAGAGTTAATTGCAAGTACGTATGAAAAATGTGCCAGTGCCAGGGGTCTAAGAATGGTGAATTTGCATTACAATTCAGATGCCATTATCAAATCACCTCAAAATATGCTTTTGAAACTTGAGCAGGATATCTACGAGTTAGGtgcatttatatatgatattaacagaggtatatatataggtaAACAAACTGGTGTACTTAGAATTAGTGTATTGGATTCtgtaaaaaaaataaatttgattgaGAAACTAGTCAGTAAGGAAGTCATGGAGTTGATGACGAAAGAAATATTAGGTTTTGATATGACAGACTCTTTTATTGAAGCACACAATAAATTATGGAATGAAAATTACTACTGGTTAGATAGGATGTATTCCAAAAACACTAAGAACTTCGGGAAATACAGAAAAGTATATACAAAGATTTTTTTATCAAGGGTAAAGGTATACGATCCATTAAACCCATATGTGTCCAAGCACCTAAGACAACTTAGGAGCAATTACTCTTATGAGAAAGATATATCGATATTTGCCGGTACTTTCAACACTAGTGGTAAAATCTCCACTGAAGATTTGTCTGAGTGGTTGCTTCCAAAAGATTCCAAATTGGAGAGCGCACCAGATATCTATTTAATTGGTTTAGAAGAAGTGGTTGAATTAACTCCTGGGCAAATGTTAGCGACTGATCCCTATGTTAAACAACACTGGGAAAAGGAGGTATTGCAcacaattaataatggaAGGTTTGATATGAAATATGTCAGCGTATGGAGTAGTCAACTAGGAGGTGTGTTATTGATGTTACTTCTTTCAGAATCCGAATACATGAAAGTTAAGCATATTGAAGGAGATGTGAAAAAGACTGGTTTTGGTGGGATGGGTTCCAACAAAGGTGCTGTTGCAGTTAGTTTCAAATATTCTGCCACAAGATTTTGTGTTATCGTCTCTCATTTAGCTGCAGGGCTGGATAATGTCGAACAACGTCATAGTGACTATAAAACAATTGCAAAAAATATCAGGTTTTCAAAAGGTTTAAGAATAAAGGATCATGATGCAATTATATGGATGGGTGATTTTAATTACAGAATTTTGATGACAAATGAAGAAGTTCGTAGAATGATCATAACCAAGGAATATAGTAAGTTATTCGAACGAGACCAATTAAACCAGCAAATGATCGCTGGTGCTTCTTTTCCTTACTACCATGAAATGGAAATCAAGTTTCCACCAACTTATAAATTTGATGCGGGAACGAAAACTTATGATACTAGTGAGAAAATGCGTATTCCTGCATGGACAGATCGTATTTTAAACAGAGGTGAACTCTTGACTCAGTTAAGTTATGGATGCGCCGAAGATATTCTATATTCTGATCATAGGCCTGTGTATGCAACATTTAAGGCTGTTGTCACGGTTGTCgatgaacaaaaaaagaCACAAATATCAAAAGACCTATATGAATTTATAACAGGCAAGCTAAGTGATTTAAGTGATGAAGAGAAAGTGTCTCTTTTAAATGATAGTACATTTGTGACGGATAGTTTGAAGCAGTATGATGATACATTAGCCGGACAAAGTCCTGTGGTTTCTCACCAAGATGTCAAAAGAGGTATGAAATTACCTGCACCTAGTTCAGATACTAAAAAATGGTGGATTGGGAATGGCAAACAAGCTAAAGTGGTTTTGGATGTAGATTCTAGCTCATATGTACTGAATCCGAATAGAAGCTCCAATCCATTCATTAAAGACGATGACCTTCCTATATTTATTcctaaataa
- the PMI40 gene encoding mannose-6-phosphate isomerase PMI40 (similar to Saccharomyces cerevisiae PMI40 (YER003C); ancestral locus Anc_7.147) — MSDKVFRLNVGYQQYAWGKIGSNSSVARFAAHSDPSLKINENEPYAELWMGTHPKVPSYKYGTKETLNQIISNDPVKMLGKDIINQYQSKDEIPFLFKVLSIEKVLSIQAHPDKKLAKILRAQDPENYPDDNHKPEMAIAVTDFEGFCGFKPLREIATTLENVPEFRTLVGEECSKEFIQFAKANVTLGSEDDKLNRKLLQKVFSKVMNASDETIMSAAKPLVERAEKSPKDFPFEDLPELILRLHAQFPNDVGLFCGCLMLNHCHLKSGEAIFLKAKDPHAYINGDIIECMAASDNVVRAGFTPKFKDVKNLVEMLTYDADSVDDQKMKPVAYTKSSGDGVSLLYNPPIDEFSIVSTTFEDKVGTRKFSGVDGPSIIITTKGNGYIIGDGAKIKAEPGFVFFVAPNIEVELQAEDTSFVTYRAIAEPK; from the coding sequence ATGAGTGATAAAGTTTTTAGATTAAATGTTGGTTACCAACAATATGCTTGGGGTAAGATTGGTTCAAATTCTTCTGTTGCCAGATTTGCTGCTCATTCTGATCCATCTCTAAAGATTAATGAAAACGAACCTTATGCTGAATTATGGATGGGTACCCATCCAAAAGTTCCATCTTATAAATATGGTACTAAAGAAActttaaatcaaattatttcaaatgatCCAGTTAAAATGTTAGgtaaagatattattaatcaaTACCAATCTAAGGATGAAATTCCATTcttatttaaagttttatcaattgaaaaagtttTATCTATTCAAGCTCATCcagataaaaaattagCTAAAATCTTAAGAGCTCAAGATCCTGAAAATTATCCGGATGATAATCATAAACCAGAGATGGCTATTGCTGTTACTGACTTCGAAGGTTTCTGTGGTTTCAAACCATTAAGAGAAATTGCTACTACTTTAGAAAACGTTCCTGAATTTAGAACTTTAGTTGGTGAAGAATGttcaaaagaatttattcaatttgcTAAAGCAAATGTCACATTAGGCTCTGAagatgataaattaaatagaaaattattacaaaaagTTTTCAGTAAAGTCATGAATGCAAGTGATGAAACTATTATGTCTGCAGCTAAACCATTAGTTGAAAGAGCTGAAAAATCTCCAAAGGATTTCCCATTCGAAGACTTACCTGAATTAATTCTAAGATTACATGCCCAATTTCCAAACGATGTAGGTTTGTTCTGTGGTTGTTTGATGTTGAACCATTGTCACTTAAAATCTGGGGAAGCTATTTTCTTAAAGGCAAAAGATCCTCATGCTTATATCAATGgtgatattattgaatgtATGGCTGCTTCTGACAACGTTGTCAGAGCAGGTTTCACTccaaaattcaaagatgTAAAGAATTTAGTAGAAATGTTAACTTATGATGCCGATTCCGTCGATgatcaaaaaatgaaaccaGTCGCTTACACCAAATCTTCAGGCGATGGTGTTTCTCTATTATATAATCCACCAATTGATGAATTCTCTATTGTCTCAACAActtttgaagataaagtTGGTACTAGAAAATTTAGTGGTGTCGATGGTCCaagtattattatcacCACCAAGGGTAATGGCTATATCATCGGTGATGGTGCTAAAATTAAAGCTGAACCAGGTTTCGTCTTCTTTGTTGCTCCTAACATAGAGGTTGAATTACAAGCTGAAGACACCTCTTTTGTTACTTACAGAGCAATTGCTGaaccaaaataa
- the FMP52 gene encoding Fmp52p (similar to Saccharomyces cerevisiae YER004W; ancestral locus Anc_7.148) — protein sequence MNTFILGATGLCGNAFLKYANKSDKVSQITTITRRKLADTYDNNTKINQIINKNSEEWVNEVPKGLDVVFTSLSTTKGAAGSLENQYKIDHDLNLQLLEKAKENGCKTVVLISSSGANEHSWAGYLKMKGEIERDVTKLGFDHTIILRPGVLLGERDSQNFKGFGNSFASTIGSFLYGTRFQSLGFDPIYGDDVGKVSLHLAENAENAEKVQIIGPKELLNLSKTL from the coding sequence ATGAATACTTTTATATTGGGTGCCACTGGTTTATGTGGTAATGCGTTCTTAAAATATGCAAACAAATCAGATAAAGTGAGTCAAATTACAACTATAACAAGAAGAAAGTTAGCTGATACATACGACAACAATACtaaaattaatcaaattattaataaaaatagtgAAGAATGGGTGAATGAAGTTCCAAAAGGTTTGGATGTAGTATTTACAAGTTTGTCAACAACCAAAGGTGCTGCAGGTAGTCTTGaaaatcaatataaaattgatcatgatttaaatttgcAATTGCTTGAAAAAGCTAAAGAAAATGGTTGTAAAACTGTTGTTCTAATTTCAAGTTCAGGCGCTAATGAACATTCTTGGGCAGgctatttaaaaatgaaaggTGAAATCGAAAGAGATGTTACAAAATTAGGTTTCGATCATACCATTATTTTAAGACCAGGTGTTTTATTAGGTGAAAGGGATTCCCAGAATTTCAAAGGTTTTGGAAATAGTTTTGCTTCTACAATTGGTTCTTTCTTGTATGGGACTAGATTTCAATCTCTGGGTTTTGACCCAATTTATGGTGATGATGTCGGAAAAGTCAGTTTACATTTGGCTGAAAATGCTGAAAATGCTGAAAAAGTTCAAATTATTGGTCCAAAGGAATTACTAAATTTATCTAAGACTTTATAA